A genomic segment from Streptomyces sp. NBC_00459 encodes:
- a CDS encoding ArsA family ATPase — protein sequence MRTLLLTGPGGSGRTTLAAATALTAARDGTSTLVLSTDRTDTLGAALGTPTGPTPVSVPGTPHLTAWRPDAAERFRADLTAFQDRAANVLDFLGASRLDPEEPTPLPGAEELALLRALRDAALSEAYDLLVVDLPPTPQALALLALPEELRRYLRRLLPAERQAARALRPVLGRLAGVPMPTEWLYEAAARWDVELAAVTAVVEDRDTVVRLVAEPGPAGTDAVRAATTGLALRGLRADVLLANRVLPEPSIDPWLASVTAQQRKALEEWAESAASPQPYALHQVPHLGHDPRGTDDLAALRAPAVNRTPATVEWPVTDHLADDGVLVWHIPLPGAIREELDLVRRGDELVVTVGPFRRIVPLPSALRRCTVAGAALRDGELRIRFAPDPDLWPQTR from the coding sequence ATGCGCACCCTCCTCCTGACCGGCCCCGGCGGCTCGGGCCGTACCACCCTCGCCGCGGCCACCGCACTGACCGCGGCGCGCGACGGCACCTCCACGCTCGTCCTCAGCACCGACCGCACCGACACCCTCGGCGCCGCCCTCGGCACCCCCACCGGCCCCACCCCGGTGTCCGTACCAGGCACCCCCCACCTCACCGCCTGGCGCCCCGACGCCGCCGAACGCTTCCGCGCCGACCTCACCGCCTTCCAGGACCGCGCCGCGAACGTCCTCGACTTCCTCGGCGCCTCCCGGCTCGACCCCGAGGAGCCGACGCCCCTCCCCGGCGCCGAGGAACTCGCCCTCCTGCGCGCCCTGCGCGACGCCGCGCTCTCGGAGGCGTACGACCTCCTGGTCGTCGACCTCCCGCCCACCCCGCAGGCGCTCGCCCTCCTCGCCCTCCCCGAGGAACTCCGCCGCTACCTGCGCCGCCTCCTCCCGGCCGAACGCCAGGCCGCCCGCGCCCTGCGCCCCGTCCTCGGCCGCCTCGCCGGCGTCCCGATGCCCACGGAGTGGCTGTACGAGGCCGCCGCCCGCTGGGACGTGGAACTGGCCGCCGTCACCGCGGTCGTCGAGGACCGGGACACCGTCGTACGCCTGGTCGCCGAACCCGGCCCGGCCGGCACCGACGCGGTACGCGCCGCCACCACCGGACTCGCGCTGCGCGGCCTGCGCGCGGACGTGCTGCTGGCCAACCGGGTCCTGCCGGAGCCCTCGATCGATCCCTGGCTCGCCTCCGTCACCGCCCAGCAGCGCAAAGCGCTGGAGGAGTGGGCCGAGTCGGCCGCGTCGCCGCAGCCGTACGCCCTCCACCAGGTCCCGCACCTCGGACACGACCCGCGCGGCACCGACGACCTGGCCGCACTCCGCGCGCCCGCCGTCAACCGGACCCCCGCCACCGTCGAGTGGCCCGTCACCGACCACCTCGCCGACGACGGCGTGCTCGTCTGGCACATCCCGCTGCCCGGCGCGATACGCGAGGAGCTCGACCTGGTCCGGCGCGGCGACGAACTCGTCGTCACCGTCGGCCCGTTCCGCCGTATCGTCCCGCTGCCCTCGGCACTGCGCCGCTGCACGGTGGCCGGCGCCGCCCTGCGCGACGGCGAGCTGAGGATCCGTTTCGCGCCCGACCCGGATCTGTGGCCGCAGACACGATGA
- a CDS encoding lysophospholipid acyltransferase family protein has translation MKVSVGVPLKVAFRPWVEGLENVPADGPAILASNHLSFSDSFFLPAVLDRKVTFIAKAEYFTTPGLKGRMTAAFFKGVGQLPVDRSGARGAGEAAIRSGVEVIERGELFGIYPEGTRSPDGRLYRGKPGGLARVALATGAPVIPVAMIDTEKIQPPGKVMPKLMRPGIRIGEPLDFSRYQGMEHDRFVLRAVTDEVMYEIMKLSGQEYVDIYASAAKRQIAEAAKAEKLAEKQAQKALEKERSGTK, from the coding sequence ATGAAGGTTTCCGTCGGGGTCCCGCTGAAGGTCGCCTTCAGGCCCTGGGTGGAAGGCCTGGAGAACGTTCCGGCCGACGGCCCGGCGATCCTGGCGAGCAATCATCTGTCCTTCTCCGACTCGTTCTTCCTTCCCGCGGTCCTCGACCGCAAGGTCACCTTCATCGCGAAGGCCGAGTACTTCACGACGCCCGGGCTCAAGGGCCGGATGACCGCCGCCTTCTTCAAGGGCGTCGGCCAGCTCCCGGTGGACCGCTCCGGGGCGCGTGGCGCGGGCGAGGCCGCGATCCGGAGCGGTGTCGAAGTCATCGAGCGCGGTGAGCTGTTCGGCATCTATCCGGAGGGCACGCGCTCGCCCGACGGCCGCCTCTACCGGGGCAAGCCCGGCGGTCTCGCGCGCGTGGCGCTGGCCACGGGGGCGCCTGTCATCCCCGTGGCGATGATCGACACCGAGAAGATCCAGCCGCCGGGCAAGGTGATGCCCAAGCTGATGCGCCCGGGCATCCGTATCGGCGAGCCGCTCGACTTCAGCCGGTACCAGGGCATGGAACACGACCGTTTCGTGCTCCGGGCCGTGACCGACGAGGTCATGTACGAAATCATGAAGCTCTCCGGCCAGGAGTACGTCGACATCTACGCGTCGGCAGCCAAGCGCCAGATCGCGGAAGCGGCGAAGGCGGAGAAACTGGCGGAGAAGCAGGCGCAGAAGGCTCTGGAGAAGGAACGTTCGGGCACCAAGTAG
- a CDS encoding DUF5304 domain-containing protein yields MSEERPTSETARGDAADEAPYETPVSDADAWAKACAEDLEAEKARRRARYGPPPGSAAEELRKLVDAVSEKLSSFQSPLLGAVAQGTAQQVVQQVVQQAKAAVEPVIERNPDVFDHLAAAGNELLAAYRSAVENQERRWTTREADRGRNRGEGPGEGTGSGERIDLD; encoded by the coding sequence ATGAGCGAAGAGCGCCCCACATCCGAAACCGCTCGGGGGGACGCGGCCGACGAGGCACCGTACGAGACGCCCGTCTCCGACGCCGACGCGTGGGCGAAGGCCTGCGCCGAGGACCTCGAAGCGGAGAAGGCGCGCCGCCGGGCCCGGTACGGCCCGCCGCCCGGCTCCGCCGCCGAGGAACTGCGCAAGCTCGTCGACGCCGTCTCGGAGAAGTTGTCGTCCTTCCAGTCCCCGCTGCTCGGCGCGGTGGCCCAGGGCACCGCCCAGCAGGTGGTGCAGCAGGTCGTCCAGCAGGCCAAGGCGGCCGTCGAACCGGTGATCGAACGCAATCCGGATGTCTTCGACCACCTGGCGGCCGCGGGCAACGAACTGCTCGCCGCCTACCGCTCGGCGGTCGAGAACCAGGAGCGCCGGTGGACGACCCGGGAGGCCGACCGCGGAAGGAACCGGGGCGAAGGCCCGGGCGAGGGCACCGGTTCGGGCGAGCGCATCGACCTGGACTGA
- a CDS encoding alpha/beta hydrolase has protein sequence MPVLPGAEPYRHEGGEVGVLLCHGFTGSPQSLRPWAEYLAERGLTVSLPLLPGHGTRWEDMQLTGWQDWYAEVDRELRALLDRCTQVFVFGLSMGGALTLRLASQYGDRISGIVVVNPANKVHGLAAYALPVIRHLVPSVPGIVSDIKKEGVEEVGYPRVPLHAAHSMRTFYRLVDGELPQVTQPMLLLHSRADHVVPPADSARVLSRVSSTDVTEIVLEQSYHVATLDHDADRIFEESHAFVLRLAPAAGKESGESKDSVGLGDQVGQQEGTATGG, from the coding sequence GTGCCGGTCCTTCCTGGAGCCGAGCCGTACCGCCATGAGGGCGGGGAGGTCGGAGTCCTCCTCTGTCACGGTTTCACCGGTTCCCCGCAGTCGTTGCGCCCCTGGGCGGAGTATCTCGCCGAGCGCGGACTGACCGTCTCGCTGCCGCTGCTGCCCGGGCACGGCACGCGCTGGGAGGACATGCAGCTCACCGGCTGGCAGGACTGGTACGCGGAGGTGGACCGTGAGCTGCGCGCCCTGCTGGATCGCTGCACCCAGGTGTTCGTCTTCGGCCTGTCGATGGGCGGCGCGCTGACCCTGCGGCTCGCCTCGCAGTACGGCGACCGGATCAGCGGCATCGTGGTCGTCAACCCGGCGAACAAGGTGCACGGCCTTGCCGCGTACGCCCTTCCGGTCATCCGTCATCTGGTGCCCTCGGTGCCCGGCATCGTGAGCGACATAAAGAAGGAGGGCGTCGAGGAGGTCGGTTACCCCAGGGTTCCGCTGCACGCGGCGCACTCGATGCGGACGTTCTACCGTCTGGTCGACGGCGAGCTGCCGCAGGTCACGCAGCCGATGCTGCTGCTGCACAGCCGGGCGGACCATGTGGTGCCGCCGGCCGACTCGGCCCGGGTGCTCAGCCGGGTGTCGTCCACGGACGTCACGGAGATCGTGCTGGAACAGAGCTATCACGTCGCGACGTTGGACCATGATGCGGACCGGATCTTCGAGGAGAGCCACGCGTTCGTCCTCCGGCTCGCACCCGCGGCCGGTAAGGAGTCCGGGGAGTCGAAGGACTCGGTGGGACTGGGAGACCAAGTGGGGCAGCAGGAAGGGACGGCCACGGGTGGCTGA
- the macS gene encoding MacS family sensor histidine kinase: MAVREKAGRDGAGREKAGRPKVMRMSVEQPLWRALAGYRVLTMLYALGFFATAYDGFQRLWVAVAYYCVLFVWTLATLPWVANAASCTKRFLAADLTVALAGILLTPLADTHERIQSGGPTLPSIWTAGSVLAFAIKGGWRWAAFASTLVAVVNLVERGTPARDTIHNVILVWVASIAIGYVVEVARASERTLARALEIEAATRERERLARDIHDSVLQVLAMVQRRGAVLGGEAGELGRMAGEQEVALRALVSGGLVPESREWQYAEAVHAAGESAPDPVDLRTLLVPYATSTVTFSEPGTPVPLARAAAKELAAAVGAALDNVRKHAGEGARAWILVEDEPDSVVVTVRDDGPGIPEGRLAQAEGEGRLGVAQSIRGRLRDLGGDAELISVPGQGTEVELTVPKDTRTTRGKAERR; encoded by the coding sequence ATGGCCGTACGTGAGAAAGCCGGGCGTGATGGCGCCGGGCGGGAGAAAGCCGGGCGTCCGAAGGTCATGCGGATGTCGGTCGAGCAGCCGCTGTGGCGTGCGCTGGCCGGCTACCGGGTGCTCACCATGCTGTACGCGCTGGGGTTCTTCGCCACCGCCTACGACGGGTTCCAGCGTCTGTGGGTCGCCGTCGCCTACTACTGCGTCCTGTTCGTCTGGACCCTGGCCACCCTGCCCTGGGTCGCCAACGCGGCCAGCTGCACCAAGCGCTTCCTCGCCGCCGACCTGACGGTCGCCCTCGCCGGCATCCTCCTCACGCCCCTCGCCGACACCCACGAACGCATTCAGTCGGGCGGCCCGACCCTGCCGTCGATATGGACGGCGGGGTCCGTCCTGGCCTTCGCGATCAAGGGCGGCTGGCGCTGGGCGGCCTTCGCCTCGACACTGGTCGCCGTCGTGAACCTGGTCGAGCGCGGCACCCCGGCCCGCGACACCATCCACAACGTGATCCTGGTGTGGGTCGCCTCCATCGCCATCGGATACGTCGTCGAGGTCGCCCGTGCCTCCGAGCGCACCCTCGCCCGCGCCCTGGAGATCGAGGCCGCGACCCGCGAACGGGAGCGGCTCGCCCGGGACATCCACGACAGCGTCCTCCAGGTACTGGCGATGGTGCAGCGGCGCGGTGCCGTGCTCGGCGGCGAGGCCGGGGAACTGGGCCGGATGGCCGGCGAGCAGGAGGTCGCGCTGCGCGCTCTCGTCTCCGGCGGCCTCGTACCGGAGTCGCGTGAATGGCAGTACGCGGAGGCCGTACACGCGGCGGGGGAGTCCGCGCCGGACCCGGTGGACCTGCGCACCCTGCTCGTCCCGTACGCCACCTCGACGGTCACCTTCTCCGAGCCCGGTACCCCCGTGCCGCTCGCCCGGGCCGCCGCGAAGGAGCTGGCCGCGGCGGTCGGCGCCGCCCTGGACAACGTACGGAAGCATGCCGGGGAGGGCGCCCGGGCCTGGATCCTGGTCGAGGACGAGCCGGACTCCGTCGTCGTGACCGTGCGCGACGACGGGCCGGGCATCCCGGAGGGGCGGCTCGCCCAGGCGGAGGGCGAGGGGCGGCTCGGCGTGGCCCAGTCGATCCGCGGCCGGCTGCGCGACCTCGGCGGCGACGCCGAGCTGATCTCGGTGCCGGGGCAGGGCACCGAGGTCGAACTGACGGTACCGAAGGACACCAGAACGACACGGGGGAAGGCGGAGCGGCGATGA
- a CDS encoding endonuclease/exonuclease/phosphatase family protein — MATNPPLPNPATNPDGSAVIRVLSYNIRSMRDDTTALARVITACAPDLVLIQEAPRFFRWRKKLSRLAAASGQVLLSGGATAAGPALLCSLRATVERTEDVLLPLTPGQHRRGFATAVVRFGAARLGVLSCHLSLQKDERYEQSGLLLDRLAALDVPHAVAGGDLNERPTGRSFRRLATGLQDCWTAAPWGTEYTSTPSDPHQRIDAILATPGIEVLGCGVPSGHPGVLASDLRAATDHLPVLAALRVPAS, encoded by the coding sequence ATGGCGACGAACCCCCCGCTCCCCAACCCGGCCACAAACCCAGACGGTTCCGCCGTCATCCGAGTCCTCAGCTACAACATCCGCTCGATGCGCGACGACACCACCGCCCTCGCCCGCGTCATCACCGCCTGCGCCCCGGACCTCGTCCTCATCCAGGAAGCCCCCCGCTTCTTCCGCTGGCGCAAGAAGCTCTCCCGCCTCGCAGCCGCCTCCGGCCAGGTACTCCTCTCCGGCGGGGCCACCGCCGCCGGACCCGCCCTTCTCTGCTCCCTGCGCGCGACCGTCGAACGCACCGAGGACGTCCTTCTCCCGCTCACCCCCGGCCAGCACCGCCGCGGCTTCGCGACGGCGGTCGTCCGCTTCGGGGCCGCCCGGCTCGGCGTACTGAGCTGTCACCTCAGCCTGCAGAAGGACGAGCGGTACGAGCAGTCCGGCCTGCTCCTCGACCGCCTCGCCGCACTGGACGTACCGCACGCGGTCGCGGGCGGCGACCTCAACGAACGCCCCACCGGCCGCAGCTTCCGGCGCCTGGCCACCGGCCTCCAGGACTGCTGGACCGCCGCCCCCTGGGGTACGGAGTACACCTCGACGCCCAGCGACCCGCACCAGCGGATCGACGCGATCCTGGCCACGCCGGGCATCGAGGTCCTCGGCTGCGGGGTGCCGTCGGGGCATCCGGGAGTGCTGGCGTCGGACCTGAGGGCGGCGACGGATCACCTGCCCGTGCTGGCGGCTCTGCGGGTACCGGCATCCTGA
- a CDS encoding ROK family glucokinase, protein MGLTIGVDIGGTKIAAGVVDEEGNILSTHKVPTPGTPEGIVDAIAAAVEGARAGHDIVGVGIGAAGYVNRQRSTVYFAPNIDWREEPLKDKVESRVGLPVVVENDANAAAWGEYKFGAGKGHRNVICITLGTGLGGGIIIGNKLRRGHFGVAAEFGHIRVVPDGLLCGCGSQGCWEQYASGRALVRYAKQRANATPENAELLLSLGDGTPEGIEGKHISMAARQGDPVAVDSYRELARWAGSGLADLASLFDPSAFIVGGGLSDEGELVLDPIRKSYKRWLVGGNWRPVADVIAAQLGNKAGMVGAADLAREPDPIM, encoded by the coding sequence ATGGGACTCACCATCGGCGTCGATATCGGCGGCACGAAGATCGCGGCCGGCGTGGTCGACGAGGAAGGCAACATCCTCTCGACCCACAAGGTGCCGACCCCGGGCACGCCCGAGGGCATCGTGGACGCAATCGCCGCCGCCGTCGAGGGCGCGCGCGCCGGGCACGACATCGTGGGCGTCGGCATCGGCGCCGCCGGATACGTGAACCGCCAGCGGTCCACGGTCTACTTCGCGCCCAACATCGACTGGCGCGAGGAGCCGCTGAAGGACAAGGTCGAGAGCCGCGTGGGCCTGCCGGTCGTCGTCGAGAACGACGCGAACGCGGCAGCGTGGGGCGAATACAAGTTCGGCGCGGGCAAGGGCCACCGCAACGTCATCTGCATCACCCTGGGCACCGGCCTCGGCGGCGGCATCATCATCGGCAACAAGCTGCGCCGCGGCCACTTCGGCGTGGCCGCCGAGTTCGGCCACATCCGCGTGGTCCCGGACGGGCTGCTGTGCGGCTGCGGCAGCCAGGGCTGCTGGGAGCAGTACGCGTCCGGGCGCGCCCTCGTCCGGTACGCGAAGCAGCGCGCCAACGCGACCCCGGAGAACGCCGAGCTGCTCCTCTCCCTGGGCGACGGCACGCCGGAGGGCATCGAGGGCAAGCACATCTCGATGGCCGCGAGACAGGGCGACCCCGTCGCCGTCGACTCGTACCGCGAACTGGCCCGCTGGGCCGGCTCGGGCCTCGCCGACCTGGCCTCCCTCTTCGACCCCTCCGCCTTCATCGTCGGCGGCGGCCTCTCGGACGAGGGCGAACTGGTCCTCGACCCCATCCGCAAGTCCTACAAGCGCTGGCTGGTGGGCGGCAACTGGCGCCCGGTCGCCGACGTCATCGCCGCCCAACTGGGCAACAAGGCAGGCATGGTGGGCGCGGCGGACCTGGCAAGAGAACCCGACCCGATCATGTAG